From a region of the Triticum aestivum cultivar Chinese Spring chromosome 7D, IWGSC CS RefSeq v2.1, whole genome shotgun sequence genome:
- the LOC123165751 gene encoding eukaryotic initiation factor 4A-I, with protein sequence MTSPSSPAMTLSHPSSGRHFYLAVDRLQFKMRTLLELLGVVSDRHGSVPIAICVSSRDELDAVCAAVANLPFVSLSPLYSDQDEAERASVLEKSRRAAIQRNQIEDTSIDGSPKPESVVLKLNITVVTDACLPSAAMGEAPLMSRVLINYELPTKKEAYLRRVSACLATDGIVINMVVGGEVALLKSLEETSGFVIAEMPIHVSEIL encoded by the exons ATGACGTCTCCTAGCTCCCCGGCAATGACCCTATCCCACCCAAG CTCCGGGCGCCATTTCTACCTCGCCGTTGACCGCCTTCAGTTCAAGATG AGGACACTGCTGGAGCTCCTAGGTGTTGTCTCTGATCGCCACGGCTCGGTGCCCATTGCCATATGTGTTTCATCCCGGGATGAGCTAGATGCTGTCTGTGCTGCTGTTGCCAACCTCCCCTTTGTGTCCTTATCACCGCTG TACAGCGATCAAGATGAAGCTGAGCGTGCATCTGTTCTTGAGAAATCCCGTCGGGCAGCAATACAGCGAAATCAGATTGAAGATACTTCTATTGATGGAAGTCCCAAGCCTGAAAGTGTGGTCTTGAAGCTCAATATTACAGTTGTAACAGATGCTTGCTTGCCTTCGGCGGCGATGGGAGAGGCTCCCCTTATGTCTCGTGTGCTGATAAACTATGAATTGCCTACAAAGAAG GAGGCTTACTTAAGACGTGTATCAGCATGCTTGGCAACAG ACGGAATCGTGATTAATATGGTGGTTGGTGGTGAGGTAGCTCTATTAAAGTCTCTGGAAGAAACCAGTGGATTCGTCATTGCAGAGATGCCAATACAT GTTTCTGAGATACTATAA
- the LOC123169617 gene encoding putative F-box protein At4g38870, producing MEEAEKGEIFERNTVSTLDRHPDPGPTAGLLTDDLILEILSRLPARSLHRVKCVSVSWRDLIIDPANRNKLPQTLAGFLYMTVNSSGCRHHFASISGDGAAPFDPSLQPNKYMDMVQVDACNGLLLYCGCNEKLSPFNWAEDDFRFVVCNPLTGRWVELPPTLQAPENNRYSCTAGLAFDPAAHFNVLHFEQAFHKAYVTGVNIYSSWARAWTRRDSGMVEKVAPFFRGKCVFVSRIMYVMGSLMDMNNEYVLMGVDMEGKVWKTIRVPYGQRFATIGVSQGCLHYAAASVVDNDKRTVSQIALWCLKGRDSKELVLKHTANINKLMSMTGKKYMVDAVHPDCDTIFLISYGGDTLAAYDMRHQKVGCILNLEKSNTCRFLPYVPLFSKSLADADEQ from the coding sequence atggaggaggcagagaagGGGGAGATCTTCGAGAGGAACACCGTGTCGACATTGGACAGGCATCCGGATCCGGGGCCAACGGCTGGCCTGCTCACCGACGACCTCATCCTGGAGATCCTCTCCCGCCTCCCCGCCAGATCCCTCCACCGCGTCAAGTGCGTTTCCGTGTCCTGGCGCGACCTCATCATCGATCCTGCCAACCGCAACAAGCTGCCACAGACCCTAGCTGGCTTTCTCTACATGACCGTCAACAGCAGCGGGTGCCGCCACCACTTCGCCAGCATATCCGGCGACGGCGCAGCCCCGTTCGATCCTTCCCTGCAGCCTAACAAGTACATGGACATGGTCCAGGTGGACGCCTGCAACGGCCTCCTCCTCTACTGCGGCTGCAACGAGAAGTTGTCCCCTTTCAATTGGGCAGAGGATGATTTCCGTTTTGTCGTGTGCAATCCTCTCACTGGGAGGTGGGTGGAACTGCCTCCTACGCTCCAGGCGCCAGAAAATAACAGATATAGTTGTACCGCAGGCCTGGCTTTTGATCCGGCGGCCCATTTCAATGTTCTTCACTTCGAGCAGGCCTTTCACAAAGCTTACGTCACAGGAGTGAACATCTACTCGTCATGGGCAAGAGCCTGGACTCGCAGGGATAGTGGGATGGTTGAGAAAGTGGCGCCGTTCTTCCGTGGTAAATGTGTCTTTGTTAGCCGTATAATGTATGTGATGGGCAGCCTGATGGACATGAACAACGAGTACGTGCTCATGGGGGTGGACATGGAGGGGAAAGTGTGGAAGACTATCCGTGTGCCGTATGGCCAAAGATTTGCTACGATTGGAGTGTCACAGGGGTGCTTACACTATGCTGCAGCTTCTGTTGTTGATAACGATAAAAGGACGGTTTCCCAGATAGCGCTCTGGTGCCTCAAGGGTCGTGACAGTAAAGAATTAGTCCTGAAGCATACCGCCAACATCAATAAACTTATGAGCATGACTGGAAAAAAGTACATGGTGGATGCGGTTCATCCAGATTGCGACACAATTTTTTTGATTTCATATGGAGGTGACACCTTAGCGGCATATGATATGCGACATCAGAAAGTTGGTTGTATCCTTAATCTTGAGAAAAGCAATACATGCCGATTTCTACCCTATGTTCCTTTGTTCTCAAAGTCATTAGCAGATGCAGATGAGCAGTAG